From Phalacrocorax carbo chromosome 8, bPhaCar2.1, whole genome shotgun sequence, a single genomic window includes:
- the LOC104050991 gene encoding thymosin beta-12: MSDKPDFAEIETFDKTKLKKTETREKNPLPTKETIEQEKQSESTA; encoded by the exons ATGTCCGACAAACCAGATTTTGCAGAAATTGAAACATTTGACAAGACCAAGCTGAAGAAGACAGaaaccagagagaaaaatcCATTGCCCACTAAAGAAA CTATtgaacaggaaaagcaaagtgaaagcACAGCCTGA